In Desulfomonile tiedjei DSM 6799, a genomic segment contains:
- the ispD gene encoding 2-C-methyl-D-erythritol 4-phosphate cytidylyltransferase, with protein MIRAAVITAGGVGRRMGSAVPKQYLHLGGMPMLSRTLRVFDEHPTIDVIVLTVPPGDEASCRKEIIKPFGFKKIRDVVSGGATRQESVWNGLQAVRDSDLVAIHDGVRPLVSHDIITATFNAAEEIGASVACRQIKETVKRKTGDSTIETIPRADLWLAHTPQTFRTAIILEAHKKARESAFEGTDDAVLVERLGFPVKIVQDSEDNIKITTPRDMILAELLLQQP; from the coding sequence ATGATTCGTGCTGCCGTCATAACGGCTGGAGGAGTAGGGCGCAGGATGGGGTCTGCCGTCCCGAAGCAATATCTCCATCTCGGCGGGATGCCGATGCTTTCACGCACATTGAGGGTGTTTGACGAACATCCGACGATCGATGTGATAGTTCTTACTGTTCCTCCAGGAGACGAAGCATCATGCAGAAAAGAGATCATAAAGCCCTTCGGATTCAAGAAGATCAGAGATGTAGTCTCGGGAGGGGCCACAAGACAGGAATCAGTGTGGAACGGTCTGCAAGCCGTTCGAGATTCGGATCTTGTCGCCATTCATGATGGAGTTCGGCCGCTTGTTTCCCATGACATAATTACTGCGACATTTAACGCTGCTGAGGAAATCGGCGCATCAGTGGCCTGCCGCCAAATTAAAGAAACGGTGAAACGTAAAACCGGCGACTCGACAATCGAGACAATTCCGAGAGCGGACTTGTGGCTGGCTCACACGCCTCAAACGTTCCGAACAGCAATTATTCTGGAAGCACACAAAAAAGCGCGGGAATCCGCATTTGAAGGCACAGATGATGCTGTCCTCGTCGAGCGGCTCGGTTTTCCCGTGAAAATCGTGCAAGATTCGGAAGATAACATCAAAATTACCACTCCACGAGACATGATCCTTGCAGAACTCCTTCTGCAACAACCATGA
- a CDS encoding HD domain-containing phosphohydrolase codes for MNHTGAGVQKTEVSGTHQLIENKWCSLRQMEIATEPSNEKETNGEKKEIKVLLVDDEPFICDLLSRWLTSEGYLCTTSLSGESALELLAKETYHLVLSDIRMPGMSGLDLLKIVTKSFPDAAVIVVTAVDEQKTAIKTLKSGAYGYIVKPFDKSEILVNIANALERRRVTLLMREYECNLEWSVQERTAQVRAREEQIILRLLSASEYRDDETGAHIRRIGMYSSVIAQALGWDSQTVDDIRLAAPMHDVGKIGIPDRILQKPGQLTPEEFEIMKKHTEIGGCILDNSDIPVLRMAQEIALSHHEKWDGTGYPRGLAGEAIPQSGRIVAVVDVYDALIHKRVYKPALPEEEVLSILSDGRGKHFDPIILDHFMNLLPEMRRIRTQIREE; via the coding sequence ATGAATCATACGGGGGCAGGAGTTCAAAAAACTGAAGTGAGCGGCACCCACCAACTAATTGAAAACAAATGGTGCTCTTTACGTCAGATGGAAATAGCGACTGAGCCTTCGAACGAAAAAGAGACAAACGGAGAGAAAAAAGAGATAAAGGTTCTCCTCGTTGATGACGAACCCTTCATATGCGATCTCCTATCCCGATGGCTTACTTCCGAAGGATATTTATGCACAACTTCATTGAGCGGAGAATCCGCTCTGGAATTACTTGCTAAAGAGACATACCACCTGGTGCTCAGCGACATAAGAATGCCGGGCATGTCAGGATTAGATCTACTGAAAATTGTGACAAAATCATTCCCCGATGCTGCTGTAATCGTGGTCACAGCAGTAGATGAACAGAAGACGGCAATTAAGACACTGAAGTCCGGAGCGTACGGCTACATCGTAAAACCCTTTGACAAAAGCGAAATTCTGGTAAACATCGCCAATGCTCTGGAACGACGCCGTGTGACCCTTCTCATGAGGGAATATGAATGCAATTTGGAATGGAGTGTACAGGAACGCACAGCGCAGGTTCGCGCGCGGGAAGAGCAAATCATACTTCGGCTTCTTTCTGCTTCGGAGTATCGCGATGATGAAACGGGCGCTCATATCCGGCGCATAGGCATGTATTCTTCGGTAATAGCGCAAGCATTGGGATGGGATTCCCAGACCGTTGACGATATCCGACTGGCAGCTCCAATGCACGACGTAGGCAAAATCGGCATTCCCGACAGGATACTTCAGAAACCGGGGCAACTGACACCGGAAGAATTCGAGATTATGAAGAAGCATACTGAAATCGGCGGCTGCATTCTTGACAATTCCGATATTCCCGTGCTTCGGATGGCTCAAGAAATCGCCCTGTCACACCATGAAAAATGGGATGGAACGGGATATCCTCGTGGCCTTGCAGGTGAGGCTATTCCTCAATCCGGCAGAATTGTAGCAGTCGTAGATGTGTACGATGCCCTTATTCATAAACGAGTGTACAAACCTGCTCTCCCCGAAGAGGAGGTGCTTTCCATACTGTCTGATGGCAGAGGCAAACACTTTGATCCGATAATTTTAGATCATTTTATGAATTTGCTTCCGGAAATGCGTCGGATCCGAACGCAAATAAGGGAAGAATAG
- a CDS encoding lytic transglycosylase domain-containing protein — protein sequence MTRLRNTVILCIILPVALFVMLATDAVKEELGVRTRLLSMYYLSKQLAAEVALANSRDPQELPPNYGRILDDYSHILDSSAFQELVSISGHFPESSFSKMLVSRFMLWVENLPGDFFSVDPLNQLAVTLNMLEKMQRLNNLEREKLLLKHALDCLYQNPQEPGTCWQTVRKIPEIVLQQGLDFCGERIPLARPDVRKRIEYQIAYLLTDLRTTTTTWLTRRDRYTQAIDAILKAEQVPSEFTLLPALESGYNRRVVSPSMAGGWWQFVKPTAIQTLSKDPDLDWSLQINSVKDERRDLALSTRSAARYLKWLRQKLGRGDRPGSWLTAAAAYNAGFSEIKHRTNAYNSLEFWDMKLPIETEEYVPRWIAFYLIDRNRDFYEIDVPEIQPLEFDTIEGVRFSQDLPLAHLAVLTQTSVRFLREINGSLTRDQTSFRAMRNNEPLTYTIHVPKGTKDEVMWMLKTKKYLRD from the coding sequence ATGACCCGACTGCGGAATACAGTCATTCTCTGCATCATACTACCTGTAGCTTTGTTCGTTATGCTTGCTACCGATGCTGTCAAAGAGGAACTTGGGGTAAGGACTCGCTTATTAAGTATGTATTATCTTTCCAAACAGTTAGCTGCAGAGGTTGCCCTTGCGAATTCCAGAGATCCTCAGGAGTTGCCTCCAAACTACGGTCGAATTTTGGACGATTATTCTCACATCCTTGACAGCTCGGCTTTTCAGGAACTCGTCTCAATATCGGGACACTTTCCGGAATCATCGTTTTCTAAGATGCTGGTTTCTCGTTTCATGCTCTGGGTGGAAAATCTCCCGGGAGATTTCTTCTCAGTCGATCCGCTGAATCAGTTGGCAGTAACGCTGAATATGCTTGAGAAGATGCAGCGTCTGAATAATCTCGAACGGGAAAAATTACTTCTGAAGCATGCGCTGGATTGCCTCTATCAGAATCCTCAGGAACCGGGAACCTGCTGGCAAACTGTCCGGAAAATTCCGGAGATAGTCCTGCAGCAGGGCCTCGATTTTTGTGGAGAGAGAATTCCGCTGGCGCGTCCGGATGTACGCAAACGGATCGAATACCAGATAGCATATCTTCTTACCGATTTAAGAACCACTACTACTACGTGGCTCACGAGGAGAGACCGCTACACTCAAGCGATAGACGCTATTCTCAAAGCTGAACAGGTTCCATCGGAATTCACCTTGTTGCCGGCTCTTGAATCCGGCTACAATCGGAGAGTTGTTTCTCCTTCCATGGCAGGAGGATGGTGGCAGTTTGTTAAACCTACGGCGATTCAGACTCTATCAAAAGATCCGGACCTGGATTGGTCTCTTCAAATTAACTCTGTCAAGGACGAGAGACGCGATCTGGCTCTTTCCACCCGGTCCGCTGCACGGTACCTCAAATGGTTGCGGCAGAAGCTCGGAAGGGGAGACCGACCGGGTAGCTGGCTGACTGCGGCAGCCGCATACAATGCAGGTTTCAGTGAGATCAAGCATCGTACGAACGCCTATAATTCGCTGGAATTCTGGGACATGAAGCTGCCTATTGAGACCGAAGAATATGTCCCCCGATGGATAGCGTTTTATCTTATCGATCGAAACAGAGACTTTTATGAAATCGACGTGCCGGAAATACAACCACTGGAATTCGATACCATAGAGGGAGTACGATTCTCACAAGATCTGCCGCTGGCCCATCTCGCAGTGCTGACACAGACTTCCGTACGCTTCCTGCGAGAGATCAACGGTTCACTTACTCGGGACCAGACTTCGTTTCGGGCAATGCGCAATAACGAGCCGCTTACCTATACGATCCATGTTCCCAAAGGAACAAAGGACGAAGTGATGTGGATGCTTAAAACCAAAAAGTATCTCCGGGACTGA
- a CDS encoding tetratricopeptide repeat protein, protein MQRNFAAMLLLVICANAVCVLAADGSSDFEVGLAYRMEGKNGAAVETFRKVPSTSPYYVQAMIHLGAALEDLGKKKEAVQAYESCLKQNPGNQIAIRNLTQLNSAMTCEKIIKLPSTTKDELIYNAFSAAKAKDAKRAADLCRLYIGLFSSDPRSLFTSAIVSERMGDFDQAIEIYEEAMELFPDFIPARVNHVLALVREGNREAALKVAQKALETRPENKQLRSLAELVKQLPKTDRNPAKDD, encoded by the coding sequence TTGCAGCGAAACTTTGCCGCCATGCTGTTGCTCGTAATTTGTGCAAATGCCGTGTGCGTTCTTGCAGCAGATGGATCTTCGGATTTCGAAGTCGGCCTTGCTTATCGAATGGAAGGTAAGAACGGAGCAGCCGTCGAAACATTCCGCAAAGTGCCTTCCACGTCGCCCTATTATGTCCAGGCAATGATACATCTCGGCGCTGCATTGGAGGATCTGGGCAAGAAGAAAGAGGCGGTTCAAGCTTACGAATCGTGCCTCAAGCAGAACCCCGGGAATCAAATTGCCATCCGTAACCTGACTCAGTTGAACTCGGCCATGACATGCGAAAAAATAATCAAACTTCCCAGCACGACTAAAGATGAGTTGATATATAACGCTTTTTCCGCGGCGAAAGCCAAAGATGCGAAACGTGCTGCGGATCTTTGCAGGCTGTACATCGGTTTATTTTCCAGCGATCCCAGGTCTTTATTCACATCAGCCATTGTTTCAGAGCGCATGGGCGATTTCGACCAGGCCATCGAAATCTATGAAGAAGCTATGGAATTATTTCCCGATTTCATCCCTGCTCGTGTCAACCACGTGCTGGCTTTGGTCAGAGAAGGGAATCGAGAAGCGGCGCTCAAAGTGGCTCAAAAAGCTCTGGAGACCAGACCCGAAAACAAACAGTTGAGAAGTCTGGCCGAACTGGTAAAGCAACTCCCCAAGACGGACAGAAATCCGGCCAAGGATGATTGA
- a CDS encoding polyprenyl synthetase family protein, whose product MDLLESIQSDMQKLENELIEHLESRVPVAFEIGAHIMNSGGKRIRPQLAIIAARMGGYTGLNALKLSGAIECIHTATLLHDDVVDDADTRRGRPSANTLWSNEMCVLGGDFILAKAFSALTSIGNLRILEIVSAATERLSEGELFQMANIGNLDLTEADYLQVITDKTAVLMEAACRGGAILGNFEPNKEEALAQFGLNLGIAFQMTDDVIDYRSDVQTMGKPQCKDIQEGKLTLPLIAALRNATAPERNRVEKMIEEKTLSGDDQVWIRNWVERTGGIQQTLESGRAFLEKGTAHLEIFPDTEEKRALMKLAERILHRTY is encoded by the coding sequence GTGGATCTGCTTGAATCGATTCAGTCAGATATGCAGAAGCTCGAAAATGAACTTATCGAGCATCTTGAAAGCCGTGTTCCTGTAGCATTCGAAATTGGCGCTCACATCATGAACAGCGGAGGAAAGCGGATACGTCCCCAGCTTGCGATTATTGCCGCACGAATGGGCGGGTACACGGGATTGAACGCTCTGAAGCTGTCAGGGGCCATCGAATGTATTCACACGGCGACACTGTTGCATGATGATGTGGTCGACGATGCTGACACACGACGTGGCCGACCGTCGGCAAACACCCTGTGGTCGAACGAAATGTGCGTGCTGGGAGGAGATTTCATACTTGCCAAGGCATTCTCTGCTCTGACGTCTATCGGCAACCTTCGCATTCTGGAAATTGTTTCTGCCGCAACCGAACGGCTTAGCGAAGGCGAACTCTTTCAAATGGCCAATATCGGCAATTTGGACCTGACTGAAGCTGACTATCTTCAGGTGATTACGGACAAGACAGCCGTTCTGATGGAAGCAGCCTGTAGAGGAGGCGCAATCTTGGGGAACTTCGAGCCGAATAAAGAGGAAGCGCTTGCTCAATTCGGTTTGAACCTCGGAATAGCATTCCAGATGACCGATGATGTTATTGATTACCGGTCCGATGTGCAAACCATGGGGAAACCCCAGTGCAAGGATATCCAGGAAGGAAAGTTAACCCTGCCTCTTATAGCAGCTCTCAGGAACGCGACTGCGCCTGAGAGGAATCGGGTTGAGAAGATGATTGAAGAAAAGACGCTTTCAGGAGACGACCAGGTCTGGATCAGAAACTGGGTCGAACGTACTGGCGGGATACAACAAACTCTGGAGTCAGGCAGGGCGTTTCTCGAGAAAGGTACGGCTCACCTGGAAATCTTTCCCGATACTGAAGAAAAGCGAGCACTCATGAAGCTTGCTGAAAGGATACTCCACAGGACATATTGA
- a CDS encoding outer membrane protein assembly factor BamD, whose translation MPRYILSVFVICVAAVVCSGCPSIWNTETAGKAASADELFSAAEADFQKKNYPQAIETYERLKSAYPDFKQIPEVYLKIADSFFEQGQYEKAISRYLQFVELHPGHKELQRAKYQIALAHFNQIKNADLDSALAQRSAKAFKAIMDDPDAGEFAKQAEEKYKECLKKLAAKELYKARTYVGMGNYQAARMAAKRVLDEYPKLGFDEEANELIGSIKNK comes from the coding sequence ATGCCCAGGTACATTCTTTCGGTTTTCGTGATATGTGTTGCGGCAGTTGTCTGTTCGGGCTGCCCTTCAATCTGGAACACCGAAACGGCCGGCAAAGCTGCAAGCGCGGACGAACTTTTTAGCGCGGCCGAAGCAGATTTTCAGAAGAAGAACTATCCTCAGGCTATCGAGACCTATGAACGTCTCAAATCAGCATATCCTGATTTCAAACAGATTCCGGAGGTCTACCTGAAGATAGCGGATTCCTTTTTCGAACAGGGTCAGTATGAAAAGGCGATTTCAAGATACCTTCAGTTTGTCGAGTTACATCCCGGCCACAAAGAGTTGCAGCGGGCAAAATATCAAATCGCTCTGGCCCATTTTAACCAGATAAAGAATGCCGATCTGGACAGTGCTCTTGCTCAACGTTCCGCAAAAGCTTTCAAGGCTATCATGGACGACCCCGATGCCGGAGAATTCGCGAAACAGGCCGAAGAAAAGTACAAGGAATGTTTAAAAAAACTTGCCGCAAAAGAATTATATAAGGCTCGGACATACGTTGGTATGGGCAATTATCAGGCTGCAAGGATGGCTGCAAAAAGAGTCCTGGACGAGTATCCCAAGCTGGGCTTCGATGAAGAGGCAAACGAGCTAATCGGCAGCATAAAAAATAAATGA
- a CDS encoding Rqc2 family fibronectin-binding protein yields MDLAVLQLVARELNDLLLGAFINKIHQPLPREVVLRMRAPGGGEQKLMVSADPQLGRIHLTHLKIPNPPRPPRFCAFLRAHFQGSKITGCSSLPDDRVVMIFATRGTGEERTERILVLELLGRDSNIILVDAVSGLILDCLHHIPEKEAGSRIVLPGIEYTVPPKHGRAAESLDEIVKERNLSPGIHIDSKGKKRLTVSAILPEDETFSAMNEAVDAFFRPRLESLLLNQAKREIAAPVRARINSLDRRLKKIKVDETRLKEFSGRQYEGELLKANLGKMRKGMDSIRVQDWITGGERIVLLEPSLNPVENMERIFRKAAKGKRGEQAVQRRVAETIAEMRALEDQLFYIMECDEIDELEMLAGDFHKETPQSKSQSRPPTDRESKLFRTFASPSGASVFVGLHARSNEFLVRKKARPGDLWFHVKDYPGAHVLLKKEGAAPHRAEDLDFAAALAVHFSKAANKGKVEVMIADAKDVSPMKGGIPGQVSVKHYRTIVSEGFKGGLPG; encoded by the coding sequence ATGGATTTGGCAGTTCTCCAATTAGTGGCACGGGAGTTGAATGACCTGCTCCTCGGCGCATTCATCAACAAAATTCATCAACCTTTGCCCAGGGAGGTGGTATTGCGCATGAGGGCACCGGGTGGAGGTGAACAAAAACTCATGGTCAGCGCGGATCCACAATTGGGTCGCATTCATCTAACCCACTTAAAGATTCCCAATCCTCCGAGACCTCCTCGATTCTGCGCATTCCTCCGCGCCCACTTTCAAGGCAGCAAAATTACCGGCTGTTCCAGTCTTCCGGACGATCGAGTGGTCATGATCTTTGCCACAAGGGGCACTGGTGAGGAGAGAACCGAGCGAATACTTGTCCTGGAACTTCTTGGGCGGGACTCCAATATCATTCTGGTAGACGCCGTTTCCGGTCTCATCCTCGATTGCTTACACCACATACCGGAGAAGGAAGCAGGCAGCAGGATCGTTCTTCCGGGAATAGAGTACACTGTTCCACCCAAACACGGCAGAGCTGCGGAATCGTTGGACGAGATAGTCAAAGAACGAAATCTTTCGCCCGGTATACACATAGATTCCAAAGGGAAGAAGCGGCTTACGGTCAGCGCAATTTTGCCGGAAGACGAGACATTCTCCGCGATGAATGAAGCGGTGGACGCGTTTTTTCGTCCCAGGCTGGAATCTCTGTTGCTGAACCAGGCGAAAAGAGAAATCGCTGCTCCTGTGAGAGCACGTATCAATTCATTGGATCGGCGCCTGAAAAAGATCAAAGTTGACGAGACACGATTGAAAGAGTTTTCCGGCCGCCAATATGAAGGCGAACTCCTGAAAGCGAATCTCGGGAAGATGCGAAAAGGAATGGACTCGATCCGTGTCCAGGACTGGATCACCGGCGGGGAAAGAATTGTCCTGCTGGAGCCTTCCTTGAATCCCGTGGAGAACATGGAACGCATTTTCAGGAAAGCGGCGAAAGGCAAAAGAGGCGAACAGGCAGTCCAACGACGCGTGGCGGAAACCATCGCGGAAATGCGTGCCTTGGAAGACCAACTCTTCTACATCATGGAATGCGACGAAATTGATGAGTTGGAAATGCTGGCTGGAGATTTCCATAAGGAAACCCCTCAGTCCAAATCCCAATCCAGGCCCCCCACTGATCGAGAATCAAAGCTCTTCCGGACATTCGCATCACCGTCAGGCGCGAGCGTCTTCGTAGGACTGCATGCTCGAAGTAACGAGTTCCTTGTCCGCAAGAAAGCCCGTCCTGGAGACCTGTGGTTCCATGTGAAAGATTATCCGGGCGCTCACGTTCTGCTGAAGAAAGAAGGTGCAGCCCCTCATAGAGCGGAAGACCTGGATTTTGCAGCCGCACTGGCTGTGCATTTTTCCAAAGCTGCGAATAAAGGCAAGGTCGAGGTGATGATTGCAGACGCAAAGGATGTGTCCCCCATGAAAGGGGGAATTCCCGGACAGGTATCGGTAAAGCACTACAGAACGATCGTGTCGGAAGGTTTCAAGGGCGGTTTACCGGGTTGA
- the dcd gene encoding dCTP deaminase, whose protein sequence is MSVLTRDELLKAIREGRIQIEPFSEDMVGPGSIDMNLSNQFRIFKKLRKGVVVDDSMELEKITKLVHYKSSFTLLPGETILGITRERIHLAPDLCGWIQGRSRFARIGLLTHITASFIQPGTNNKQVLEISNMAPFPLILKPDTRVCQVIVQTTVGAAIYEGKHRIQENL, encoded by the coding sequence ATGAGCGTTCTAACGAGAGACGAGCTTTTGAAAGCAATTCGGGAAGGTCGCATTCAGATCGAACCCTTTTCCGAAGACATGGTCGGGCCTGGTTCGATTGATATGAATTTGAGCAACCAGTTCCGGATTTTCAAAAAGCTTCGCAAAGGGGTCGTAGTTGATGATAGTATGGAACTGGAGAAGATCACGAAGCTCGTCCATTACAAGTCATCGTTCACCCTCCTTCCCGGGGAGACAATCCTAGGAATAACCAGGGAAAGAATTCACCTCGCTCCGGATCTTTGCGGCTGGATTCAAGGACGCTCCCGATTTGCCCGCATAGGACTGCTCACGCATATTACCGCCAGTTTCATTCAGCCCGGAACGAACAACAAGCAGGTGCTTGAAATCAGCAATATGGCGCCGTTTCCGTTGATTCTCAAACCTGACACCCGCGTGTGCCAGGTCATCGTTCAGACCACGGTCGGTGCGGCAATTTATGAAGGCAAACATCGGATTCAGGAAAATCTCTGA
- a CDS encoding type II toxin-antitoxin system MqsA family antitoxin: MRCPSCGHPEMVTRICDEILSYGGKSVILHEMKGDFCPECGEGVWAVESYRRFTEEQSKLLDNLLNCSRLS, encoded by the coding sequence GTGAGATGCCCATCCTGCGGTCACCCTGAGATGGTGACAAGAATCTGCGACGAAATCCTTTCATACGGAGGCAAGTCTGTTATTTTGCACGAAATGAAGGGGGATTTTTGTCCGGAATGCGGCGAAGGTGTGTGGGCCGTGGAGAGTTATCGTCGATTTACTGAAGAGCAGTCCAAGTTACTGGACAATCTTCTTAATTGTTCGAGATTGAGTTAA
- a CDS encoding thioredoxin domain-containing protein, producing MSTNRLASEKSPYLLQHAHNPVDWYPWGEEAFKKARSEDKPIFLSIGYSTCHWCHVMEHESFEDEETAAAMNQSFVSIKVDREERPDLDNIYMTVCQMMTGSGGWPLNVVLTPDLKPFFAGTYFPKTSRFGKIGMVELSDRIREIWQTRRNDVLESADKVTNALRQMPDASSGSVQGKALLEQAFTELDKRFDPARGGFSPAPKFPTPHNLLFLLRYWKRTGDEKALKMVEKTLHALRLGGIYDHVGFGFHRYSTDTEWLVPHFEKMLYDQALLTMAYTEAYQATGNEFYADTAKEIVTYVLRDMTSPQGGFYSAEDADSEGVEGKFYVWTLREIEDVLGQKDAALYSAVYNFEPEGNFHDEASGQATGANIPHLLARFEEIAATRDMTPHELHDRLRAIREKLFSTRERRVHPHKDDKILTDWNGLMIAALAKAAQVFENREYGEAARKAADFLLSTLRDEQGRLLHRFRDGEAGLTAHVDDFAFFVWGLLELYETVFEPQYLAAALELNDDLLKRFWDDERGGFYFTAMDAENLLVRTKEVYDGAVPSGNSVSLLNLLRLGRMTSNPELESKAEQIAKAFAGTLRQFPSAYTQMLVGLEFAEGRTYEVVIANSGTEDVLPMLRIIRRNFLPNKVVLMRFRDGKHENLLRVVRFDHDFALLENKTTAYVCVNYHCELPTTEPSRVLELLSA from the coding sequence ATGAGCACAAACAGACTGGCAAGCGAGAAGAGCCCGTATCTCCTACAACATGCCCATAATCCGGTTGACTGGTATCCCTGGGGAGAAGAGGCATTCAAAAAAGCGCGAAGTGAAGACAAACCCATCTTCCTATCAATCGGATACTCCACTTGTCACTGGTGCCACGTCATGGAACACGAAAGTTTTGAAGATGAAGAGACCGCCGCCGCGATGAATCAATCTTTCGTCTCAATCAAGGTAGATCGGGAAGAGAGACCCGATCTCGACAACATCTACATGACCGTGTGTCAAATGATGACCGGAAGTGGAGGCTGGCCTCTCAATGTCGTGCTCACTCCTGACCTGAAGCCTTTTTTTGCGGGCACGTATTTTCCCAAGACGAGCAGATTCGGGAAGATAGGCATGGTGGAACTCTCGGACCGCATTCGAGAAATCTGGCAAACCCGGCGCAATGACGTGCTGGAATCCGCAGACAAGGTCACGAATGCATTGCGTCAGATGCCCGATGCGTCATCAGGGAGTGTCCAGGGAAAAGCTCTTCTCGAACAGGCATTCACCGAACTGGATAAACGCTTCGATCCTGCTCGGGGGGGATTCAGTCCGGCTCCCAAATTCCCGACTCCCCACAATCTGCTGTTTCTCCTGAGATATTGGAAAAGAACCGGCGACGAGAAAGCGTTGAAAATGGTTGAGAAGACGCTCCATGCCTTGCGATTGGGAGGCATATACGATCATGTGGGATTCGGTTTTCATCGCTATTCCACGGACACGGAGTGGCTCGTCCCCCATTTTGAAAAGATGCTCTACGATCAGGCTTTGCTTACCATGGCGTACACCGAAGCATATCAGGCAACAGGAAACGAATTTTACGCGGACACCGCGAAAGAAATCGTCACGTACGTGCTCAGAGATATGACTTCGCCCCAGGGTGGCTTCTATTCCGCAGAAGACGCTGACAGCGAGGGTGTTGAAGGAAAATTCTACGTGTGGACACTCAGGGAAATCGAGGATGTGCTCGGTCAAAAAGACGCAGCCCTCTATTCCGCTGTTTACAATTTCGAACCGGAGGGCAACTTTCACGATGAAGCTTCCGGACAAGCCACCGGAGCCAACATTCCCCACCTGCTCGCGCGATTTGAGGAAATTGCTGCAACCAGAGACATGACTCCCCATGAGCTTCATGATCGGCTGCGCGCCATTCGTGAGAAACTGTTCAGCACTCGGGAAAGACGAGTCCATCCTCATAAGGATGACAAGATTCTCACGGATTGGAACGGTTTGATGATCGCGGCATTGGCCAAAGCGGCCCAGGTGTTCGAAAATCGTGAATACGGCGAAGCTGCAAGAAAAGCGGCAGATTTTCTGCTCAGCACATTGAGGGATGAACAGGGCAGGCTTTTGCATCGGTTCAGAGATGGAGAGGCAGGTTTGACCGCACATGTGGATGATTTCGCTTTCTTTGTCTGGGGACTGTTGGAACTCTACGAAACCGTTTTCGAGCCGCAGTACCTCGCAGCCGCACTGGAATTGAACGACGATCTTCTCAAACGCTTCTGGGACGATGAGCGGGGCGGTTTCTATTTCACTGCAATGGATGCCGAAAATCTCCTGGTGAGAACGAAAGAGGTCTACGATGGCGCTGTCCCGTCAGGAAACTCTGTATCCCTCCTGAATTTACTCCGACTCGGCAGGATGACGTCGAATCCTGAACTCGAGAGCAAGGCCGAACAGATAGCCAAAGCCTTTGCAGGCACTTTAAGACAATTCCCGTCCGCGTACACCCAGATGCTCGTGGGCCTGGAATTTGCCGAAGGCCGTACATACGAGGTTGTCATAGCCAATTCGGGCACAGAAGACGTGCTTCCTATGCTTCGGATAATTCGGAGAAATTTCTTGCCGAACAAGGTTGTCCTGATGCGATTCCGGGATGGGAAGCATGAGAATTTGCTCCGTGTGGTGCGGTTCGATCACGATTTTGCCCTTTTGGAGAACAAAACCACAGCCTATGTCTGCGTGAATTACCATTGTGAATTGCCCACCACTGAACCTTCCAGAGTCTTGGAACTTTTGAGCGCTTGA